A genomic segment from Pseudomonas mendocina encodes:
- a CDS encoding four-helix bundle copper-binding protein yields MTDQYNYLDQITAYSSCANACEQCASACLREKDAGHYRCIELCRDCADLCRLTATLMLRDSPYVAVASQLCRIACLACAEECIQHTSQHCQECAHACQQCADDPLLETA; encoded by the coding sequence ATGACAGATCAGTACAATTATCTGGATCAGATCACCGCCTACAGCAGTTGCGCCAATGCGTGTGAACAATGCGCATCGGCGTGCCTGCGTGAGAAAGACGCAGGCCATTACCGTTGCATCGAGCTGTGCCGAGATTGCGCAGACCTGTGCCGCCTCACGGCCACCCTGATGTTGCGTGACAGTCCTTACGTGGCAGTGGCCAGCCAACTGTGCCGGATCGCCTGTCTGGCCTGTGCCGAGGAATGCATCCAGCACACCAGTCAGCATTGCCAGGAATGCGCGCATGCTTGTCAGCAGTGCGCAGACGATCCCTTGCTGGAGACAGCCTGA
- a CDS encoding cytochrome c oxidase assembly protein, with the protein MPVIALALLLLPGTAAAHGLLDGHLHLNERVPLLLSALLLGAAWLLYVLGCRKVKPHGREALWMHLAMIITVLAVFGPIDDWAETSTSLHMVQHMLFMIVIAPLWALARPLPQWRAVLGGWMAPVSNAILRSGRYPVALAMLHGAMIWVWHTPSLYMLALENTWWHAIEHACFLFSAWLFWWSCLRANPRQVPHALMAILLTLMHTGLLGALLTFGNAPFYGESRDLADQQLAGLLMWVPGSLVYLAAAGWISWRWLTRIWRRQGEKAGTTP; encoded by the coding sequence ATGCCTGTGATTGCTCTCGCCCTGCTGTTGCTGCCCGGTACAGCCGCTGCGCATGGCCTGCTCGATGGCCATCTGCACCTGAACGAGCGCGTGCCGTTGCTGTTGAGTGCACTGCTGCTCGGCGCCGCCTGGCTGCTCTACGTGCTCGGCTGTCGCAAGGTCAAGCCGCATGGGCGTGAAGCGCTATGGATGCACCTGGCGATGATCATCACCGTGCTCGCCGTGTTCGGCCCCATCGATGACTGGGCGGAAACCAGTACCAGCCTGCACATGGTCCAGCACATGCTGTTCATGATCGTCATCGCACCGCTCTGGGCACTGGCCCGGCCACTGCCGCAGTGGCGTGCGGTGCTCGGCGGCTGGATGGCCCCGGTGTCCAATGCGATTTTGCGTAGCGGTCGTTATCCGGTAGCGCTGGCGATGCTGCACGGGGCGATGATCTGGGTCTGGCACACGCCGAGCCTGTACATGCTGGCGCTGGAAAATACCTGGTGGCATGCCATCGAACATGCTTGTTTCCTCTTCAGCGCCTGGTTGTTCTGGTGGTCCTGCCTGCGCGCCAACCCGCGGCAGGTGCCGCACGCGCTGATGGCCATCCTCCTGACGTTAATGCACACCGGTTTGCTGGGCGCCCTGCTCACCTTCGGCAATGCACCGTTCTACGGCGAGTCCCGCGATCTGGCGGACCAGCAACTGGCCGGGCTGCTCATGTGGGTGCCGGGCAGCTTGGTCTATCTGGCCGCAGCCGGCTGGATCAGTTGGCGCTGGTTGACACGCATCTGGCGACGTCAGGGTGAAAAGGCCGGTACTACCCCATAG
- the ctaD gene encoding cytochrome c oxidase subunit I, whose amino-acid sequence MSEPNNQRVADPEQLHDQFNDVWGNPSGWKSLTIVNHTTVGIRFMLTGLGFFLFGGLLAMLVRTQLAIPGYEFLEPDVYNQVFTMHGTVMMFLFAVPMMEGLAVYLIPKMLGARDLVFPRLSALGYWCYLFGGLILCASLLLGIAPKAGWFMYTPLSSAVHTPGPNSDFWLIGITFVEISAVSAGVELVVSILRTRAEGMALNKMPIYAWYILVMAMMIVVGFPPLILGSILLELERAVGLPFFEVARGGDPILWQHLFWLFGHPEVYIIFLPAAGIVSTLLPVFCQRPLVGYRWVVLSILTTGFISFGLWVHHMFTVGIPQLAQAFFSAASMLVAIPTGVQVFAWIATLWVGKPRYHVPMLWLVGFLVIFVCGGLTGVMLALVPFDWQVHDTHFVVAHMHYVLVGGMFFPLLAGIYYWLPHFSGRMPSLRLGKWGFWLVFIGFNLTFLIMHWTGLMGMPRRIYTYQSGLGWDLPNLISSVGSFIMAIGIATVLLDIVLHFRFGQKAPNNPWDADTLEWSTHLPPSAYNFVSLPPVRTRHPMWECPDLGERIDKGEFALTVIDHGRRETWGVEPLTGKVREIIHLPGNSWLPFAASVFIAIMCLGLLTKFYWVALAACIVAVAVLLRWSWENGAHPLAAPDARVQPGEPPLHSRTCDGPGLWGMGVTLLANGALYLSLLFGWFYLWTVSPNWLVPDDPVIDQRLLLASAVLLSVAVFWQRPVLRRLRQGQGEPATLIACFAGVALLGVLHAALLLWALLSGDLAPRSTAHDAVITVMLAYSLVHGALASILSALQALRVHYGYVCKRTPYEPLVVEQLWQYNLAVLWITYCSVVLFPPTFGGA is encoded by the coding sequence GTGAGCGAACCAAACAACCAGCGCGTTGCCGACCCCGAGCAACTGCACGATCAGTTCAACGATGTCTGGGGTAACCCGAGCGGCTGGAAGTCGCTGACCATCGTCAACCACACCACCGTCGGCATCCGCTTCATGCTCACCGGGCTGGGCTTCTTCCTGTTCGGCGGCCTGCTGGCGATGCTGGTACGCACGCAGCTTGCGATCCCCGGCTACGAGTTTCTCGAGCCGGATGTCTACAACCAGGTGTTCACCATGCACGGCACGGTGATGATGTTCCTCTTCGCCGTACCGATGATGGAGGGCCTGGCGGTCTACCTGATTCCGAAGATGCTCGGCGCGCGTGACCTGGTGTTTCCGCGGCTGTCGGCGCTGGGCTACTGGTGCTACCTGTTCGGTGGGCTGATTCTGTGCGCCAGCCTGCTGCTGGGTATCGCGCCCAAGGCCGGCTGGTTCATGTACACGCCGCTGTCCAGTGCCGTGCATACGCCAGGGCCGAATTCGGATTTCTGGCTGATCGGCATCACCTTCGTGGAGATATCCGCGGTGTCTGCCGGCGTCGAGCTGGTGGTATCGATCCTGCGTACCCGCGCCGAAGGCATGGCCCTGAACAAGATGCCGATCTATGCCTGGTACATCCTGGTGATGGCCATGATGATCGTGGTCGGCTTCCCGCCGCTGATCCTCGGCAGCATCCTGCTGGAACTCGAGCGCGCAGTCGGCCTGCCGTTCTTCGAGGTGGCGCGCGGCGGCGATCCGATTCTCTGGCAACACCTGTTCTGGCTGTTCGGCCATCCCGAGGTGTACATCATCTTCCTGCCGGCGGCCGGCATCGTCTCGACCCTGCTGCCGGTGTTCTGCCAGCGGCCACTGGTGGGCTATCGCTGGGTGGTGCTGTCGATCCTGACCACAGGTTTCATCAGCTTCGGCCTGTGGGTGCACCACATGTTCACCGTGGGCATCCCGCAGTTGGCGCAGGCGTTCTTTTCCGCCGCGAGCATGCTGGTGGCGATCCCCACCGGGGTCCAGGTATTCGCCTGGATCGCCACGCTGTGGGTCGGCAAACCGCGCTACCACGTGCCGATGCTGTGGCTGGTGGGCTTTCTGGTGATCTTCGTCTGCGGCGGCCTGACCGGCGTGATGCTGGCCCTGGTGCCGTTCGACTGGCAAGTACACGATACCCATTTCGTGGTCGCGCACATGCACTACGTGCTGGTGGGCGGCATGTTCTTCCCGCTGCTGGCCGGCATCTATTACTGGCTGCCGCATTTTTCCGGGCGCATGCCGTCGCTGCGTCTCGGCAAATGGGGCTTCTGGCTGGTGTTCATCGGTTTCAACCTGACCTTCCTGATCATGCACTGGACCGGCCTGATGGGCATGCCGCGGCGGATCTACACCTACCAGTCGGGCCTGGGCTGGGACCTGCCCAACCTGATTTCCTCGGTGGGCAGTTTCATCATGGCCATCGGTATCGCCACGGTGCTGCTGGATATCGTCCTGCACTTTCGCTTCGGTCAGAAGGCGCCGAACAACCCCTGGGATGCCGACACCCTGGAGTGGAGCACGCACCTGCCACCGAGCGCCTACAACTTCGTCAGCCTGCCGCCGGTACGTACCCGTCATCCGATGTGGGAGTGCCCCGATCTGGGCGAGCGCATCGACAAGGGCGAATTCGCCCTGACCGTGATCGACCATGGCCGGCGCGAAACCTGGGGCGTCGAGCCGCTGACCGGCAAGGTGCGCGAGATCATCCACCTGCCTGGCAACAGCTGGCTGCCCTTCGCGGCTTCGGTATTCATCGCCATCATGTGCCTGGGGCTGCTGACCAAGTTCTACTGGGTCGCATTGGCTGCCTGCATCGTCGCCGTGGCGGTGTTGCTGCGCTGGAGCTGGGAGAACGGTGCGCATCCGCTGGCGGCGCCGGATGCGCGGGTGCAACCGGGTGAACCGCCGCTGCACTCGCGCACCTGTGACGGGCCGGGGCTCTGGGGCATGGGCGTGACTCTGCTGGCCAACGGCGCCCTGTATCTGTCGCTGCTATTTGGCTGGTTCTACCTGTGGACGGTGTCGCCGAACTGGCTGGTGCCGGACGATCCGGTCATCGATCAACGCCTGCTCCTGGCCAGCGCCGTGCTGCTCAGCGTCGCCGTATTCTGGCAGCGGCCAGTGCTACGGCGTTTGCGTCAGGGCCAGGGCGAGCCGGCCACGCTGATCGCCTGCTTCGCCGGCGTGGCGCTGCTCGGCGTACTACATGCCGCTTTGCTGCTCTGGGCCCTGCTTTCTGGCGATCTGGCGCCACGCTCCACTGCACATGACGCGGTGATCACCGTCATGCTTGCCTATAGCCTGGTGCACGGCGCGCTGGCGTCCATCCTCAGCGCCTTGCAGGCGCTGCGCGTGCATTACGGCTACGTGTGCAAGCGCACACCTTACGAACCGCTGGTGGTCGAACAGTTGTGGCAGTACAACCTCGCCGTGCTGTGGATCACCTATTGCAGCGTGGTGCTGTTTCCACCCACCTTCGGAGGTGCGTGA
- the coxB gene encoding cytochrome c oxidase subunit II, whose product MAHEVAILWWAMCAFATLVLIVVTALWVHAMRRKTPLMDDARARQLTLRWLIGGGLLLPTLSILVLLLFGIPIGHRMLPLPLSGEQPLRIEVIGHQWWWEVRYPDSGVVTANQLHLPVDRPVDLDVTSADVIHSFWVPRLGGKIDMIPGRHNRIRLQADRPGIFRGQCSEFCGTQHTHMILDVQAHDEEDFANWLQTRSDWQASALPGPAGEAFAARCGQCHRVAGVSDGDRAPDLSDIGARSMLGAGVLNNQPGALLRWLQEHQRLKPGNAMPLHDDLDPDHLSAIADWLETLHP is encoded by the coding sequence ATGGCGCACGAGGTGGCGATCCTGTGGTGGGCGATGTGCGCGTTCGCCACCCTGGTGCTGATCGTAGTAACGGCGTTGTGGGTGCATGCCATGCGCCGCAAGACCCCGCTGATGGACGATGCACGGGCACGCCAGCTGACCCTGCGCTGGCTGATCGGTGGTGGCCTGTTGCTGCCGACCCTGAGCATTCTGGTGCTGTTGCTGTTCGGCATTCCCATCGGCCACCGCATGCTGCCCTTGCCGCTGAGCGGCGAGCAGCCGTTGCGCATCGAGGTGATCGGCCATCAATGGTGGTGGGAGGTGCGCTACCCGGACAGCGGCGTGGTCACCGCCAACCAGTTACACCTGCCGGTCGACCGCCCGGTGGACCTCGACGTCACCAGCGCCGATGTCATCCATTCGTTCTGGGTACCGCGCCTGGGCGGCAAGATCGACATGATCCCCGGCCGCCACAACCGCATCCGTCTGCAGGCCGACCGCCCCGGCATCTTTCGCGGGCAGTGCTCGGAGTTCTGCGGCACCCAGCACACGCACATGATCCTCGACGTGCAGGCCCACGACGAAGAGGACTTCGCCAACTGGCTGCAGACTCGCAGCGACTGGCAGGCCAGCGCCCTGCCCGGCCCGGCCGGCGAAGCCTTCGCCGCGCGTTGCGGCCAGTGCCACCGCGTCGCAGGCGTCAGCGACGGCGATCGTGCCCCGGATCTGAGCGATATCGGCGCGCGCTCGATGCTCGGCGCCGGTGTGCTGAACAACCAACCGGGCGCGCTATTGCGCTGGCTGCAGGAGCACCAGCGGCTCAAGCCCGGCAACGCCATGCCGTTGCACGACGATCTCGACCCTGACCACCTCAGTGCCATCGCCGACTGGCTGGAGACCCTGCACCCGTGA
- a CDS encoding DUF2231 domain-containing protein, translating to MAEIKEVIVSRAAIAGHPLHPMMIHFPVAALLGLVATDIAYLLLADPFWARASLWLAGVGAFGGWVASMAGLVDLLTVGSIRRKITAWCHAIIAVMMLSLASLNWLLRYAGPEQGMERWGLYLSLLTAALIGLAAYLGGRLVYEHGVGVDTR from the coding sequence ATGGCCGAAATAAAGGAAGTTATCGTCAGTCGCGCAGCCATCGCCGGACATCCGCTGCATCCGATGATGATCCACTTTCCCGTGGCCGCGCTGCTGGGCCTGGTGGCGACCGACATCGCCTATCTGCTGCTGGCCGATCCGTTCTGGGCGCGCGCCAGTCTCTGGCTGGCAGGCGTGGGCGCCTTCGGTGGCTGGGTGGCGAGCATGGCGGGGCTGGTCGATCTGCTTACGGTCGGCAGCATCCGGCGCAAGATCACTGCTTGGTGCCATGCCATCATCGCCGTGATGATGCTGTCGCTGGCATCGCTCAACTGGCTGCTGCGCTACGCCGGCCCGGAACAGGGCATGGAGCGCTGGGGGCTGTACCTGTCGCTGCTGACCGCTGCCCTGATCGGCCTGGCGGCTTACCTGGGCGGGCGCCTGGTGTACGAACACGGTGTCGGCGTGGATACGCGCTGA
- a CDS encoding CopD family protein, translating to MPLLKLLHFMALIGWCGALLYLPAMIAAGTRSSDDLFYRDHAHLTRTIFNLIATPAALLAIGSGTALFLRESIFDAWLIVKLTTVAGMVLCHALCGVLILRIERVSDPALRRDCLLIGLLLTVLIGATLWLVLAKPF from the coding sequence ATGCCACTGCTCAAACTGCTGCATTTCATGGCGCTGATCGGCTGGTGCGGCGCACTGCTGTACCTGCCCGCGATGATCGCCGCCGGCACGCGTAGCAGCGACGACCTGTTCTACCGCGACCATGCCCACCTCACGCGCACCATTTTCAACCTGATTGCCACGCCAGCTGCCCTGCTTGCCATCGGCTCGGGCACGGCGCTGTTCCTGCGCGAGTCGATCTTCGACGCCTGGCTGATCGTCAAGCTCACCACCGTCGCCGGCATGGTGCTGTGCCATGCCCTGTGCGGCGTGCTGATCCTGCGCATCGAGCGCGTGAGCGATCCGGCGCTGCGCCGCGACTGCCTGCTGATCGGCCTGCTGCTGACGGTGCTGATCGGCGCCACGCTGTGGCTGGTGCTGGCCAAACCTTTCTGA
- a CDS encoding ATP-dependent Clp protease proteolytic subunit encodes MRTHVVHFTAPINSYTCGQLIDKCSQAIHQGADELVLKIATMGGECSYGFSLYNFLISLPVPVKTHNLGTVESMGNIIFLAGETRTACQHSKFLFHPFHWTVNGAVDHARMSEYAMSLDYDLQLYADIVAERTAGAETPLNVMECLMSAPRILDVEQALAAGVIHREDCLGMPAESVNWCVHT; translated from the coding sequence ATGAGAACTCATGTCGTGCATTTCACTGCGCCGATCAACTCCTACACCTGTGGCCAGTTGATCGACAAATGCAGCCAGGCCATCCACCAGGGTGCCGATGAGCTGGTGCTGAAGATCGCCACCATGGGTGGGGAGTGCAGCTACGGCTTCTCCCTCTACAACTTCCTCATCTCACTGCCGGTGCCGGTCAAGACGCACAACCTCGGCACCGTGGAGTCGATGGGCAACATCATCTTTCTCGCCGGGGAAACACGCACCGCGTGCCAGCACAGCAAGTTCCTGTTCCACCCCTTTCACTGGACGGTCAATGGCGCCGTGGACCATGCGCGCATGTCCGAATACGCCATGAGCCTGGACTACGACCTGCAGCTTTACGCCGATATCGTCGCCGAGCGTACGGCAGGCGCCGAGACGCCACTCAACGTGATGGAATGCCTGATGTCCGCGCCGCGCATTCTCGACGTCGAGCAAGCCCTGGCAGCAGGCGTGATTCACCGCGAGGACTGCCTCGGCATGCCGGCCGAGTCGGTGAACTGGTGCGTGCATACCTGA
- a CDS encoding ferritin-like domain-containing protein, whose translation MDLTDDRKDLVRTLNKLIETCKDGEAGFKVCAEDVKRPDMKQLFSQRSRQCAEAAEELQRTVLELGGDPEDSTSVSADLHRRWVDLKSLITGKDEEAILNEAERGEDVAKERYSEALTQNLPPQIRTLVERQYQGVLRNHNEVRAMRDVARAKS comes from the coding sequence ATGGATCTCACAGACGATCGCAAAGACCTGGTACGCACCCTCAACAAGCTGATCGAAACCTGCAAGGACGGCGAAGCCGGCTTCAAGGTCTGCGCCGAAGACGTCAAGCGCCCGGACATGAAGCAGCTATTCTCGCAGCGCTCGCGGCAGTGCGCCGAAGCGGCTGAAGAGTTGCAGCGAACCGTACTGGAACTGGGCGGTGACCCCGAGGACAGCACCAGCGTGAGTGCCGACCTGCACCGCCGTTGGGTCGACCTGAAATCGTTGATCACCGGCAAGGATGAAGAGGCGATTCTCAACGAAGCCGAGCGTGGCGAGGACGTCGCCAAGGAACGCTACAGCGAAGCCCTGACCCAGAATCTGCCGCCGCAGATCCGCACCCTGGTGGAGCGTCAGTATCAGGGCGTGCTGCGCAACCACAACGAGGTCAGAGCGATGCGTGACGTGGCTCGCGCCAAGAGCTGA
- a CDS encoding DUF2383 domain-containing protein, giving the protein MPTLDKTITQLNHLLMASHDASLSYRRLAGSTATSEQQRLFSEREQQCVMLMDCLHNQILTYGGRPAEHPSVPGVFRHAWRSLTAALLPERGRARLRAALRTEKQIRHGFEQLFAEQLSPQFRQQLQEHNSRSIEFERLIRARL; this is encoded by the coding sequence ATGCCGACCTTGGACAAGACCATCACCCAGCTCAACCACCTGCTGATGGCCAGCCATGACGCCAGCCTGAGTTATCGACGCCTCGCAGGTAGCACTGCAACGTCCGAACAGCAGCGACTGTTCAGCGAGCGCGAACAGCAGTGCGTGATGCTGATGGACTGCCTGCACAACCAGATCCTCACCTATGGCGGCCGACCGGCCGAGCATCCAAGCGTGCCCGGCGTATTTCGTCATGCCTGGCGCAGCCTGACCGCCGCGCTACTGCCCGAACGTGGCCGCGCCCGTCTGCGCGCAGCACTGCGCACGGAGAAACAGATTCGCCATGGTTTCGAGCAGCTCTTCGCGGAGCAGTTGTCACCGCAATTTCGTCAGCAGCTGCAAGAGCACAACAGCCGCAGCATCGAGTTCGAAAGACTCATCCGCGCGCGGCTGTAA
- a CDS encoding FAD-dependent oxidoreductase yields the protein MTALSAQPGCCWPASTPEIDFPTLSGHCECDVAVVGAGIAGLSTALALCEAGKSVVVLEARKVGRQVTGLSTAKVTTQHALIYHDLIAKAGRATAQSYADANQQALQRIADWVEQYAIDCDFQRRSAYVYSLSDKQDAALSDEAEAARSLGLEAQILARAPLPFATSSALEFPQQAQFNPARYLLGLAQALQAKGGRVFEGVRATRFEHHGRWQIGFEGGVLSADTLVIATHMPVKTPVDYVSPTQPRCHVAIAFRPRAGEELDGMFIAADEPTHSIRMAQDDDGPLILVLGPRFNTGQDADVAQRFVELERWARQHLPVAEAVWRWCNEDYDTPDRMAYVGEPDPEKAPRLYVATGFSAWGITNGTASGIGLAQQIDTGRWPWGKLFDPRRDAGQDLNQSSDSHTLIDDVQALKPGQGGVVMRGDEKLAVWRDDDGALHALTAECTHMGCPVTWNNADRTWDCPCHGSIFEADGQVRHGPACEPLAKRQLPD from the coding sequence ATGACCGCGCTATCTGCCCAACCCGGCTGCTGCTGGCCTGCTTCCACTCCGGAAATCGACTTCCCCACCCTCTCCGGCCATTGCGAATGTGACGTAGCGGTAGTCGGTGCCGGCATTGCCGGACTGAGCACGGCGCTGGCGTTGTGTGAGGCCGGCAAATCGGTGGTGGTACTCGAAGCGAGGAAGGTCGGCCGCCAGGTGACAGGCCTGTCCACCGCCAAGGTCACCACCCAGCACGCGCTCATTTATCACGACCTGATCGCCAAGGCTGGTCGCGCTACCGCACAGTCCTACGCGGACGCCAATCAGCAGGCGCTGCAGCGCATTGCCGACTGGGTCGAGCAGTACGCGATCGATTGTGATTTCCAGCGTCGCTCGGCCTATGTCTACTCCCTCAGCGATAAGCAGGATGCCGCCCTCTCGGACGAAGCCGAGGCCGCGCGTTCGCTGGGGCTGGAGGCGCAGATTCTGGCACGTGCGCCGCTACCGTTTGCAACGTCCAGCGCGCTGGAGTTTCCGCAGCAGGCTCAGTTCAATCCGGCCCGTTATCTGCTGGGCCTTGCGCAGGCGCTGCAGGCCAAGGGCGGGCGTGTTTTCGAGGGTGTCCGAGCGACCCGCTTCGAGCACCATGGGCGCTGGCAGATCGGCTTCGAAGGCGGCGTGCTCAGCGCGGATACGCTGGTCATCGCCACTCATATGCCGGTGAAGACTCCGGTGGACTATGTCAGCCCGACACAGCCGCGCTGCCACGTCGCCATCGCCTTTCGACCGCGTGCAGGCGAGGAGCTGGACGGGATGTTCATCGCGGCTGACGAGCCCACGCACTCCATTCGTATGGCACAGGATGACGACGGACCACTGATTCTGGTGCTAGGCCCGCGTTTCAATACCGGTCAGGACGCTGACGTTGCGCAGCGTTTCGTCGAATTGGAGAGGTGGGCACGTCAGCACCTCCCGGTCGCTGAGGCCGTCTGGCGCTGGTGCAACGAGGATTACGACACCCCTGACCGCATGGCCTATGTCGGTGAACCGGATCCGGAGAAGGCCCCCCGCCTGTACGTTGCCACCGGGTTCAGCGCCTGGGGCATCACCAATGGCACCGCCTCCGGCATCGGCCTGGCGCAGCAGATCGACACCGGCCGTTGGCCCTGGGGCAAGTTGTTCGATCCCAGGCGTGATGCAGGGCAAGATCTCAATCAGAGCAGCGACAGCCATACGCTGATCGATGATGTGCAGGCGCTGAAGCCCGGCCAGGGCGGAGTCGTCATGCGTGGCGATGAAAAGCTGGCGGTGTGGCGCGACGATGACGGTGCATTGCACGCTCTGACGGCGGAGTGCACGCACATGGGCTGCCCGGTGACCTGGAACAATGCAGATCGTACCTGGGACTGTCCCTGCCACGGCTCGATCTTCGAGGCAGACGGCCAGGTCAGGCACGGCCCTGCCTGCGAGCCTTTGGCCAAGCGCCAACTGCCGGACTGA
- a CDS encoding ferritin-like domain-containing protein, which produces MSTATENLLDWLRDAHAMEQQAEKMLTAQSERLEHYPELKARIVQHIDETRGQRELLESCLQRLGSSPSTFKDLSAKVMAFGQAVAGMTVSDEVVKGAMSGYVFENMEIAAYTVLIAAAEEAGDAQTQTACEQILKQEVAMADWLREHLPQITAAFLQRSAAPDLDAKR; this is translated from the coding sequence ATGTCCACCGCTACCGAGAACCTGCTGGATTGGCTACGCGACGCCCATGCCATGGAGCAGCAAGCAGAGAAGATGCTTACCGCCCAATCCGAGCGCCTGGAACATTATCCCGAACTCAAGGCACGTATCGTCCAGCACATCGACGAGACCCGTGGCCAGCGCGAATTGCTGGAGTCCTGTCTGCAGCGTCTGGGCAGCAGCCCATCGACATTCAAGGATCTGTCCGCCAAGGTCATGGCCTTCGGCCAAGCCGTTGCCGGCATGACCGTCAGCGACGAGGTGGTCAAAGGCGCCATGAGCGGCTACGTGTTCGAGAACATGGAAATCGCGGCCTACACCGTACTGATAGCCGCCGCCGAGGAGGCCGGCGACGCCCAAACCCAGACGGCCTGCGAGCAGATCCTGAAACAGGAGGTGGCAATGGCGGACTGGTTGCGTGAGCACTTGCCACAGATCACCGCGGCCTTCCTCCAACGTAGCGCCGCGCCAGACCTGGATGCCAAGCGTTGA
- a CDS encoding DUF2061 domain-containing protein, protein MLKTFTFAILHFSIAFGIAFALTGDLLTGGLIALLEPACNTVAYYFHEKFWKRIEKGKGNPESDGSGEGNHGRILSSLRRMLRGGESS, encoded by the coding sequence ATGCTGAAGACCTTCACCTTTGCCATCCTGCACTTTTCCATCGCCTTCGGTATCGCCTTCGCGCTGACCGGTGACCTCCTCACCGGCGGCCTGATCGCGCTGCTGGAGCCGGCGTGCAACACGGTCGCGTATTACTTCCACGAGAAGTTCTGGAAGCGCATCGAGAAGGGCAAGGGAAACCCGGAAAGCGATGGCTCAGGGGAGGGCAACCACGGCCGCATCCTGAGCAGCTTGCGGCGAATGTTGCGTGGCGGTGAGAGTTCTTGA
- a CDS encoding ferritin-like domain-containing protein translates to MQNATKMGLNYTGVQMSPIDSEAMLKASQEVPPDVPGNERKLAAVRSEEVVRADSVGSVPLPGSVKGMMKTALNKLTGVSPEMLIDKLGERLAFERAGVRLYEALLAKASVVEVVDKNQLQTLQRFRAEEAEHFELVVAAMEKLGADPSAMTPCADVVGVTGMGVLQTISDPRTNLAQSLNALLTAELTDNAGWELLIELADTCGQTEIAESFYKALSQEQVHLETIRGWLRDEIVRQV, encoded by the coding sequence ATGCAGAACGCTACCAAGATGGGACTCAACTACACCGGCGTGCAGATGTCGCCAATCGACAGTGAAGCCATGCTCAAGGCCAGCCAGGAAGTGCCGCCAGATGTGCCTGGCAACGAACGCAAGCTAGCGGCGGTGCGCAGCGAGGAAGTAGTGCGGGCCGACAGCGTTGGTTCGGTTCCACTGCCTGGCTCGGTCAAGGGCATGATGAAGACGGCGCTGAACAAGCTCACTGGCGTTAGCCCGGAGATGCTCATCGACAAGCTTGGTGAGCGGCTGGCCTTCGAGCGCGCCGGGGTGCGCCTGTATGAGGCGCTATTGGCCAAGGCGTCGGTGGTCGAGGTGGTCGACAAGAATCAGCTACAGACCCTGCAGCGCTTTCGCGCTGAAGAAGCTGAGCATTTCGAGCTGGTGGTGGCCGCCATGGAAAAGCTCGGGGCGGACCCATCGGCGATGACGCCGTGTGCCGACGTCGTAGGCGTGACCGGGATGGGCGTCCTGCAGACCATCAGCGATCCGCGGACCAATCTGGCGCAGTCACTCAATGCCCTGCTCACGGCCGAACTCACCGATAACGCCGGCTGGGAACTGCTGATCGAGCTGGCCGACACCTGTGGTCAAACCGAGATTGCCGAGAGTTTCTACAAGGCATTGAGCCAGGAGCAGGTGCATCTCGAAACCATACGCGGTTGGCTCAGGGATGAGATCGTAAGGCAGGTATGA